AAAGGTGCAGCAGTGGACGAGGTGATActatagagacaaaaaaaaaaaaaaaaagaattggacTGTCATTTTACTTTCTGGTAATCTACTTACGTGCATGTCTTTGAAGGAAAAAAAGACCAAGAAAAAGGGATGTGTATGTATGCAAAGCTGTGAACAAATTAAGTTCAATCTCATTCTTACATGACTTCCTCTTGATGGCACGCCATTCTTCTCGGCTGTCCAGGAGTTCATTGAGCTTACTGCACATCTGAACTTGACCGACATGCTCCAGCAGTAAGTCTATGATGGGTCCTGCCCAGCTACACATAACAGATGATGATACCCACTCACAGAACTGAAGAAGAAAAGACGTAGAGAAAGATAAATTACTTACAACAAATGCACTTTTTCAGTTCCTGTGAAATCCAATACATTGTTCTTGGTCATTTTTCACACCTGTGTTGTATTTTCTGGTGGTTCGTTGCAGTTTACACTGAGCACACTGTCATTCTGAAAGACATATCCATTGCTACCAGTAGTATTTAAATGAGAGACTGTTGGGGCTGGGTGAGGAATGCTGCCATATGTGCAGGTAAAACAGGAAAGGGCATCGCAGCCATTGTCCAGGAGGCACTTAAGAAGGGGCAGATTATTCATACACAGTGCAATAACAGCAGGGAACATTGTAGCATAACATGGGATTCTGGCATTGGTATCGGCTCCTCGTTCCAGCAGTAAGGACACAGTGCTGACGCAGCTCCTCCTTACAGCCACCAGCAGAGGACTGACCGGGTCCAGGCTCAGACTAGCACCAGCATTTAATAAAACCTCTGCTGTCTCTCTGCTGCCGTGGGCAACTGCAAAGTAGAGGGCTGTAGCTCGTCGATCTGCAAACTGGATGGAGTGACTGTGGGCCAGAGTACCAttgacatctgcacctgtcttaAGGAGCACAGCTGCTacagtgtgtctgttgtgttgcgCTGCCAGGTGCAGAGGGCTGATCCAACTGTGTCGCAGCCTGGCACGACTCGTCACTGAGACAAGCAGGGAGACAATCCTGAACACAAAAAGGAGATGTAAAGAAAACAAAGACTCTGTTATTCCACACAGTGTAAAATCTGAACGTAAAATAGTGTTTTCTATTACAATGCACACCTAAATTTAGTGTGTTAACTTACTCATGGTGTCCATATTGCGCAGCAGTATGCAGAGGTAGCAGCCCTGAGTTTGTGGGTTTGTTTGCATCTGCATTTTTCACCAACAGCATGGCCACGATGTCCCTGTGGCCATTTTTACTGGCCTCATGTAACGCTGTTAGTCCATCACATGTCTGCATGTTCACATCAGCACCTACAGAAAAGCACACTTTATTACTTCTTCCTACATCTACAGCGCTTCATTCCTTTTAAAAGTCACTAATAATGTTTTGGAAATGTACCTTTTTCAATGAGGTAACACAGTGCCTTCAGGTGTCCCCACTGAGCTGCTACAATAAGAGGTGTAACGCTGTAGGTGTTAGCAGGGTTGACTGTGGCCCCAGCTCTTAGAAGCATCTCACAGATGTCAGTGTTGTTCCTGGATACAGCCTCCAGAAGGGCTGTCCAGGCCTGACCACACCGCTGGTTCACAGAGGCCCCATAAGAGATAATGAGACTCACCATGTCCATGTTCTCCAGCGCACAGGCTGAAAAATAGACAAGTCAGTAGTATGTCACTTCTGGCCCAAACCTGGCTGTAACTTCAAATCAATGTACGTATAAACAGCAAATAGACTGATTTCACAGTTGTACCTTTGTATAAAGGGGTTTCTTTGTTCTTGCTGCTGATGTCGGGGTCAGCGCCTGCCTCCAGAAGACACTGTGCACATGACAAATGTTCACAAGACACAGCGAGGAGTAAAGCTGTCTGTTCCTGCAGTGTACGTTTGTCTACTGAATCTGGATGGACTGGAGCagaaaatcatttttttaaattagatgAGTTGTTTTTGTGCAATTTATGTGTATTAAATGAATCTGGATGGACTGGAGCAGAAAATGactttatatttttaattagaTGACTGTGTTTTTTGCAATTTATGTTTATCTAATGAATATAGATGGACTGGAGCAGaaaattgttttagttttttttaaataaatgacttGTTTTTGACAGTGGGTAGATATATTACACCTCACAGAATCTGACAAATGTATTGGCCATAGTCTTACCCCTCAGCAGGGTCCTCAGACACTCAGTCTGTCCACTGAAGGCAGCATCATGCAAAGGTATCCATCCGTTGTTGTTCTCCTTCATCAGGCTGTGAGGAGCAGATGTTGCCAGACCATTAAGAGCCTCTACATCCCCCCTCCTGATGGCGGACACCACTGGGTCCACCTCCCTGAATGAAAAACACACATATCACTTCAGAGGACTTAAATGTATCACAGATATCATAACCTTAGATTTGAATGCTTATTATTATTTGACATCCTTTTGTTGTGATTGTGTTAGGGTATTGCttacaaccaaacacacacatggagcctatagacacacacacatacacacacatccacataaCCTCTATAGACAATAGACTCACTCCAGCTCAGTCGGTTCGTCCCTCTCACTGTCCCCTCTCCTTCTATGTCCTTGCGACCGCGACATGACAGTCTCATTTTTACCTCCTGAATTACGGAACTGTGATAAGTATTCATTATAGCGGAATTTGGTCATGACTGGAGGTGCTTGCACCGGCAGTGCTTCCCCATGCACGCAGGAGGCGAAGCGGCGTGGGCGTCCGAGTGGGTCTCAGCTGTGCTCGGATTATTTTTGGAGCGCATTATCAGGCTGCAGGGTGACGGCTGCATCCATATATGTCACTGACCGTTAAGGAGACACACTGTTTCTGTCACAGGCTGGAGTCCAAATACAACAGCGGAATCAAGCCCTCATTTTAAAGACACATTTGGGAGAATACCAGAGATAAAAACACATGATCAGGGTTTTTATTTAGGCTGCTAtaaaacatacggcccgcggaccaaaaccggtcgccaaaggtttcaatctggcccaatggatgaatttgtaaagtgcaaaaatgacactgaagatatcctcctgtgacccaggaaagtgaaaattttgattttttccattcAACAAAtgtgcataatgcaacagtttgttttgttttgtttttttcctcaggtatatattttaaattattattattttttaaaactatttttaatggaatgtccttagcaatggacagaattttttaagtaaaactgtcaatcTTTTGTCTCCTGCAAAGGACAAAAATATATTGCTGGGTCTCGGGTCAAaagtttcaaactcattttatttccatACTCcaaaattctaacaatattatgcttaataataaatgttttgtgcctttgcagatccgatctgtaatgtacatttataaatgatgagctgaggcataatattgttaaatttgtacATTTCTTAATAAATTAGTCTAtaaaaaatgtttcatattttttataaaatgaaaatgatagtttgtgaacattttcagaatttaattttacttttttgcactaaatcaaaaagGAAAATGTGAAGTTGCCATtacttataagttattatgctattatttttcctgatctggcccacttgagatcaatgtGGCTCTGAACTAAATTGATTTTGACACCCCCTGAGctaaaagataaaaacaacagacatagaacattatagaactgCATGAAGTTATCATTTTAGAGAAACTTTTATATAGAGTCTCCTGTCTCATATCTATGATGTTAATTTTCACATGACAAACACCTCCACAAGAGGGAGATGTTTTATTGTCCATAAGTGAAATGAGTCCAAGCAGCATTTTAGATATGGAGAGGACACAATGTTATCTCTTACAGGCAAATAAAGCAGTAGTTACTGCTGTATCTGCcatcagtttattttacagttgtGTTATTCACTGTGTTCTTTGTGTCTCTGAGGTTTTGCATATTCCTACAAGTGCAACATCTGAATTGGAACAGTGAATATGCAGAAGGAAACATTTTCACAAACATCAAGGAAGTTTTGGTTTCATATGTTCAACTAAAACAATAGTTACTGCATAGTTGTGCTTCCTTTTGATAATCATCTACGTGCAGAAACATCATGACTTGTCAGAAACACATGCAAACTACTTATGCAGCGACacattacagacacacacatgtcaCCTTTCAGATTTTCTTTCAGATGAGCTGGCAAGAGGTAAGATTGCATTTAATTTTGTAAAACACAGTTGAATACAGTAATTCTTCCTCACCTCTGAAAGTCTGTTGGTGCGTTCGCTGACTCTTGGAGACTCAAAGGATTCCGAGCCAGGCCATCCTTGATGTCACTGTTTAGTCTCTGGTAAAGAGACCTGAATCTGTTGACTGCAGGCATCACAGAGGAGATTTGCTGTGCAGAATCCAACAGTGTGCTGCTGTTTTCTTCAGTAATACTTAAGGTGCTGATTAAGACCAGACTAGAGCTACAGAAAGTCAAAGCCAGACCATTAATAAAAAGCGACTATAAAAACGCTTCAAATAATAATATGTCAGAATACACTCATACTGTACACTGCACTCGGACTGTATAAATTAAGACAAGCTCATTTGAAGGAGCTGAACTGTGCACTGGCAGACATCAGACAGCAGCAGCTCAGACTAAGAGGATAGATACCTTTTAAGGGCATGTTCAACTGTGTTTGGGTCCACTTGAATCTGCTTCTTCTGATGTAAGGTGATATGGTGTTACAGCCAGCTACACAGCAAGAGAACAACTTTAAAATAACACGCAAAACTTGTTTacatctgggggaaaaaaaggcagGATCCATGAGAAATGTTTAATGTTATGTAAAAGTTAAACTGATGCCCAGACAGAAGCACATTACAGAATAATTACTTTGAAATCTAGTACAGATGCTGTTTGATTTTAGATTTTTAAGCTATTTCTGTTCAGCAAACATGTGAAAATAGTATGAAAACAAGCCTGTTACAGAGCAGAGCTATAGTATAATAGACAAGAAAACAGTCTGGTGTTTTAACATATCAAGGGTTTTCACTCACCACATCCAACTGTTCCTCACCGTCCTTTACAGCAACTGCAACAACACTCTTGCACGATCCAATTTTATAATGATAACGCTCACATGTCGTATCAGCTGTGACGTGGTCGAGTGTGAAAATGTGCTTGACGAATTCACAATAATGACAGATGGTATTTCTTTCACAATCACCTCTTTCGAACTTCCTGCAACTAAACTGGAAGTGGCCTCGGGGTTTTCGTCTGACACAAACAAGTGCGTTTACAGCTGGAAGAACTGGACTAACCAAGCTGTGATGCTGTTTACAGATTTCCATTTAATTTTAAATAAAGGCAGCAGTTATCATGTTCATTTTCATTGGAAGCCATTCTAGTAAACTATCATCTGACAAGGAACTGAATGTTTTACTCTCATTTCAGGAAGAGCACAGGTATAGTTAGATCTATCAGTACTGGCACATGCTGACATCACATCGCATGTGTCATGTGAAGACCTCGGTGACCTGGCTGTAAGATGTGAAATACCCATCATTATTATGTCATTCATTATCACTGTTAAGATAAGGATGTGTAAAGTATGGATTTAATGTATTTACACAATGAAGTTACTATGTATTTCTCTATTTACTACTATAACTGTTATATAAACAATGTAATAATCACTTGTTTAAATATTAAATTtactccatttattttatttttagttagaGGACAGCTGAATTTCTCTTAAATGATTAATAAACTTTATATCTGCTCATCGTCCCACCTCATATACCCTGTAGTTAGAGGACTGTTGACATATATTACCCATTGGACGATATATTATTCGCACATACATACAGGTTAATGCATAGAATGTATACAAAAACCAGAGTAAATTGGTATGGGTACTGCGTATTCATAAGTGTATGCATTAAATGTATACAAAAACCAGAGTAAATTGGTATGGGTACTGCGTattcatgtgtgtatgtataaaatGTATACAAAAACCAGAGTAAATTGGTATGGGTACTGCGTattcatgtgtgtatgtataaaatGTATACAAAAACCAGAGTAAATTGGTATGGGTACTGCGTATTCATATGTGTATGCATTAAATGTATACAAAAACCAGAGTAAATTGGTATGGGTACTGCATATTCATTTGTGTATGTATAAAATGTATACAAAAACCAGAGTAAATTGGTATGGGTACTGCATATTCATACGTGTACGCATTAAATGTATACAAAAACCAGAGTAAATTGGTATGGGTACTGCATATTCATTTGTGTATGTATAAAATGTATACAAAAACCAGAGTAAATTGGTATGGGTACTGCATATTCATACGTGTATGCATTAAATGTATACAAAAACCAGAGTAAATTGGTATGCGTACTGTATATTCATATGTGTATGGGCAAAACATAGGCGTAACATATGAAATTGCTCAAAGTTTTAATACGTTCCAAATCTGCACAGAAAGTTTATCCCAGTAAAATAGTAATATTACAATTATTGTGTGTAATCTATGAATGTGCTTTGATTCTATTTGCTTAGTTATTTAGAGAAATACAgacaggttttttgtttgtttgtttgttttttggcctCAGTTCATGGTTCACAGTAATTAAATCAGAGTGAGAGCTCCTAATGTTTTACCCCTCTCTGTGTTCTAACTATCTGATTTCCATGCATCTCATTCAGTCAGTGGAAACAGAACCGCCTCCCTGGCAGTTGCCATGACAACGGAGAAACGATCCCGGCACATTCCCTGTTGTCTCCCCTGTGGTTCCCAGGCAACAGCCACACAAATCCAGGAAAACATCCGGAAAGACCCTCGTTGCCCTTGTGATCGTCCGAACGTGGATTAACTGCACAGGACCTGCTCTGCATTTCTGGAATAAAAAGCTGGAAAACCAGGAACATGACTTCTTCTTTACCCTTCTTAGACAGCAGCGACCCACGTCTAAAACTCACAGTGGAAAACAGAATGAGGAATATTTTTGTGACACAGTCAGAGGACACCAGGTAGGCCTGCGCTTTAAGGCTACAGCTGACAGTAAACTGGTATGTGGTAATATGAGCAGTTTTTAATCCTCATGTATTTTCTATTCAGACACAGAGTGGAGGAAAATGTCAATCACATACCTGTTGTAACAGAGGTAAGAATCAATGCCAGCATGTAGCTCATTCAAATTGTTATGAATCCttcattttactgcagaaaaaaaatgtttgcagATAGAGTCTGGCCTCTTCTATAACCCTTTGGATATTAAAAATTAACATATTACATATTCTCTCATAATTTAGAGATAATGAGTATGATCAGTACTGAATGACCTAGGTCTGAGTGTTGCTCTTGTACCTGGTTATGTCTTGCGTAGGCCTCTGGCAGAGTCCTTGAGGCAGGAGTGAACACTTTACAAAAGACCCTGGTTCTGAAAAAACAGGCAGAGCTGGACGAGGTGGACAGACACCTGGCACTCAAACGGCAAGAGTTTAAGAGTCGTGTGGAGGCTCTAGCACAGAGAAGGTCTGAACTGGAAATCAAACAACAGCAGGTAAGATAGCAGcttctacagtcgcagaaaaaaatcattagaccatcagcagtcatcaaaaacaatggttatgcaatcacatactaactcctgtgtgtatcatgtgactaaaacagacaaaagaaaacatggaatgcctgaaagcactgtttttggcagtacaatgccatagctgttgatgtaagagcttaagtgattttggttattatcaagaaaacatggaaaatggatagatatcagctctgacattaaattcttatgagctatttttgttgttgtcattatatttgtccaaacaaatgtacctttagttgtaccagggattaaaatgaacaagaaattgaagaaaacaagggtggtctaataattttttccgcaactgtttaTACTTTTTGTaagaaaatgaatagaatagatatCAGTCACTTATGTTTAATAAGCAAAcaatttgcttgttttttcaccCAGACTAAAGAAAGGGTGATGAAATTTGAGAAGTTTGTGGCTGAAAATGACGTGAAGCAGCAACAAGCTCTGAAGAAATATGAGGTTGCCCTGGAGCAGAATAACTCAAAGCAGAGAGATATAGAAAATTTAACACAACAACTCAAACAACTTCGAGCCAGGTGAGAACTTTGAACTTTTAATTCTTAGTAATTCATTTGGAAATAGAGTAAATCTAATGCAGCACGTTTgatgattaattaaaaaaaaaaaaatgcacagattactgaTGATTTTGAAATGATATCTGATaggtaaaaaatataaaatctcaaaacaaaaattaactgaTCATAGCTTGTTCTTAGTGTATCAAAATttcacacactggacctttaaactgCAGCCTTTTGTAATGATATAATAGCACAAGCTTGGTTTATTAAGCGTCTGGACTAGACCAGctttaaatgtaaagtgtcatgagataacttttgttgtaatttggtgttatatataaaaaaagtacTTAATTGATTGACAAGCTGACATGGTGATTTGATTTATTGCTCCagtaaatgtatttaaatatcCTAATCcacagacagcaggttttaaagGACAGAATGAACAAATACAAAATCTACGAGGACTATCTGGTGAAAACTCTCGACTATCTCCCCCGTAGTAAGTTTTGACTTTTCCTGCAAACTTTCCCATGAACTCATTTACCTGTTTCATCAAACTGCACATTTATTTTCAGATAACCTCGATAATGAGTCAGAGACCATAGTTATGCCTATCATTCGGCGCCATGAGACGCTGTCCATCACCCACCAGGATCTGCTGCAGCGTTTGGAACatctggaggtggaggtggaagaAAACCAGCAGCAACTGCAGACCATGAAGCAAGAGCACAGCATAAAGAAACTGGTGAGACAAAACCATGAGGATATACGATCCAATATTCCTTGATTTAAAAAAGTGAAGTTTTAATGTCTgatgcagatggccaacaaggaAATGTCTGAACTCCAAAGTGAGTTAGAAAGCCTCAAAGAGAAGAACAAGCAGACAGAGGTGAACCTGCTGATGGAACAGGCCCAGTCCAGAGAGAAGGTATgactgtaacccataaagacccagtgctgcttttgtggtagtttttctctatttaatatttcttaagtgatttatcaccatttgtcataatattatcctcttcattttgcatttattcggtgaaaaccaggtattttcctgtatttattttacttatcatCTACTTTAattatcatgctgagattacatttgaggattattataccaaaaacagagaaaacttaagaaaaagtgactttttcagtcaaatatatcattaatggtGACCGTGCTTTTGTAATTCTGGCCTCAaacctctggaatagtcttccccattacatcagattatcagattctatagacatcttcaagcgactcttaaaaactcacttttatgaacaagcatttcattaaatcaggacagtgtagtgtgtgtgtgcgtatgcatatatttatgtatgaagctttgtttccatctatattgtgtctgGGTATTGGTGTATTAAGTGTTGGTtatgggtctgtcttaggggttgtttgtgacatatgtggccatggtgttcgttcagtgtgtgttgcttgtgccagaaagtctgtatctgcatgttgaaactgttttcttattcttgtctttcctatttgttcttatctatgtctcctttatgtgaagcactttgtaacatgttgttttaaaaagtgctatataaataaagctttacttatttacttacttacttaactgaacataaaccatatctccatccactgtcatttatcaaaatctGTGTTTTATTAGTGAATTAATTACTACGTTCACTATAGAGGGATATCCAGCTccagtcctcaagggccggtatcccgtatgttttagatatttccttcttccagcacacctgacagtcattatcaggcttctgcagagcttgatgatagacttatcatttgaatcaggtgtgttggaagagggatacatctaaaacatatatgataccagccctcaaggaccaggattggacacccaggtcatatctgatgaccatgaaaagatgacaaactgcattttacaccaattatttacatgtaattgtTCTTATcaatctctcctttatgtgaagcactttataacatgttgttttaaaaagtgctatataaataaagctttacttacttacttacttaactgaacataaaacatgtctccatccactgtcatttatcaaaatctgtgtgttttattggtgaattaatgttgtagaagatgactgtattTCTATGTTCACTATAGAGGGATATCCAACTCTGGTCCTCAGTGGCaataatcctgcatgttttagatatttccttcttccagcacacctgacagtcattaccaggcgtctgcagagcttgataataggcttaacatttgaatcaggtgtgttggaagagggatacatctaaaacatataggacaccggccctcaaggaccaggactggacacccaggtcatatctgatgaccatgaaaagatgacgaactgcattttacaccaattgtttacatgtattgataggattagtggatcaacaggtattaaacagtttagatcagtagattcttttggtcactggtgtatatttgggtctttatgggtttattagGTGCCCAATTAATAAGCAAATAGGATTTCTAGCCTGATTTGTAGCCATTTATTCCACTTCCTCTCAGGTGACAGAAGTGGGAACCATTCTCATGGCGATCAACAACCTGGCAGAGCAGTGTTATCTACCAGAATATGGACCTCTGGAGAACATGAATGTTTTAACAATGATGGCCATGGTTAAGGTAAAGACTGAAAAGGATTCATATTACTGCAACGTAATTCAGGTTGCGTTACATGTAACTTTTCCACCGTATGATTTCAGGAGTACATCTTGGACAAGGCAGACACAGAGAGGCGAGCTCGGAGATTGATGGAGTCTGGATCCGCCATGACAAGTAAAACGGCTTTGACGGACAAAGAGGGAGGGGGTCGATGAAACATATCAGCAGCAAAACACAACTTAAAAGTTCAAGTAAAGTCAGTAGGAAGAGTGATACATTCAGTTGATGTCGACATTAATATAgacatttttattagtttataaCAATGTTTGGTCTATTATGTTTCATTTCAgtggttttttatgttttatatatacttGACATGATTTGCATGTTGTTGTAACAGCAATTTAAAATACTGTTCATTGTATTTTGCACTGAGATCTTGCACTGTGTCAATAACGAAAGGAGCACAACAAGTTTAAATTGTGATAATCATTATAATCACATTTATTAGAGCATCAGAAGTGTGTAAATCTCTTGTATGTaatcatttttgctttttaaaataaaCACTATGATAATGTACCTTATTTTCATCAACATATGCAAggtgtgtatatgttttttttttataatcaaagtttttttgattttgtttttgacaagaaacacacaacatacatatCATTTTAACAGCTAACACTTTACACTATACACACCCCCTACACAAACCAGTAATAGCATTATATCATAATAAGTTATGTATATGTGAAATTTCCTGAACTGagatcatcttcatcatcatcatcatcatcatcatcatcatctttatgcACCTTCTACAAAGCTTGAGAAATTCAATAATACCAGCAACACCAACCAATTTTGACTTTTTCTAATAAACTGTGCAACTCTGTGTTTTCAACCTGCAAACAAACCTGTTCAGTGATTACACCTAAGTTGCAATGCTGCTCTTCTGGTAATTTTAGTCAAAGCGACCAGGCATGAATCTGTTCAGGCGTTTGTTTGTGCATTTATAGCTTATGCTACAAACCATGCAGCTGTGGATCCATGTCATAGGGGCTGTGTTATAATACGTAGTTAGTTTTCACGTTGGTAACGACTCTTTTCCTTCAGTTAAAACCCACCACAAAGCATTAGTGGAATGTAACTGATTTTACTCAAGTACTGTGAGTGAATAATCattttgagtatttccatttttgcTACTTTATACTCTTCTACTCCCCTACATCTCAAAGTTTAATATTGTACTTAACGATGTTTATCTAATAGTTTGTTACTTTCCAGATTTCCTTCCTGTTCAGCGATAACTTATCTAGAAATGTACTGATTATAAATGTTTGTGATAAGCTCTAGGATGAAGTTATCTTTTATAGGTTGAGAACATTTCCCctcttcttaagaaaaataaacttaCTAAAAACCCTCTTTACTGGAAAAATGCATCACCACAAAGCTGATAAGAGACCTGTTTTTCTGGGCTCATGATAAATTGACCTTGTACAGACATTtttctcacaggacagtgatgTTGCAAACATGTGATGATCTTGTGGAATATGAGATTAAACTATCCATCCATGTTATTTGTTATTAAAAGTACTTCAACGTTAAACATCTACAGCAATAAAATGTAACacacacattaatgcagcagtgaaattgatccaaaaaactgtaaagtcataatattttttaAGAGAGACTTGCATGTTCCTGCTgtttatatacaacaaatgagaTAATTTAACCATATGAAGATCACAGTTTTTCACAATCGCTAAGACATATTTTTCCAAAGCTGCACCCCTTTTCTCAAAATTGTAAACACAAAACCCAGAATTCAAACTAGGTTCACAAAATTCGTCACTCTTCTTGCAAAAGCAATTGCTTCAAAACTGTTTAACCTGCACTCAAAAGCAAACACTgctttcagatcacacacacaaccagacaacatgtggacacTACAGAGCAGCCATTACACATTACACAGCAAAATGAAAAACACTACATTCAGCACATGCACAACATAATGTTTGTTACATATTGTAAATACATTTAGCATTTCTGAAAAGACCAAAGAAAACCGTAAAAGAAAAGCACATTACTATAAAACACTCAAAAATTTTGTACATCTTCAAATCAAACTGATGACAGACTCTATCTGCCTCAGCGTCATGTCTTTGTGCAGCATCTGTTCAGAGGACTTCATCCACATCACAGACCAGGCCTTTCCAGCTAATGGGTGAAAAACCCTCTGGTGCCAGATCCAACCTTAACAACACTCCACATTTATGTCACCACAGACCATCTCCACTGGTTCCAAAAGGTTTTCCCTGGTTTATGGGTTCAGTCATAGACCTTCCACCACCATGCAGAGAAACATTCTCCTATTGGATTCAGGAAAGGTCTGCATTGAGGAAGGAAAACATTTATGAAGCTCTGGCTGATATTGAACCACTCCTGTATCTGGACATTGTCCCAAACCACAACATAGACAGAATCCTCTGCCTCTCAGGTTGTTTTCATCCATTGTTGGTGTCCAGTGCACTCTGAACTGAACACCAACAATGGATGAAAACAACCTGAGTATCATGTGCAGTTGGTTTGAAACAAATGTGTTCAATTGTGAGTGGTTGTGTCAACTTGTTGACAACTGTGCTGTATTTGTGTTTAGCATTTGCCATCCTGTGTGCACCATTTTGTAGCTTATGTGAATCACAGTGAGAAATTTGTTTTAGAGAGTGAGAATATGTGTAGAGTAATGCAAAAAGTGTGTGTGAAAAGTGTGTCTAAGTATAAGAATAAGCTTAAAGTTGTGCCAAAAGAGTTGTTGATTTGGTAA
This portion of the Sphaeramia orbicularis chromosome 22, fSphaOr1.1, whole genome shotgun sequence genome encodes:
- the LOC115413443 gene encoding ankyrin repeat and SOCS box protein 2-like isoform X2, which codes for MPAVNRFRSLYQRLNSDIKDGLARNPLSLQESANAPTDFQREVDPVVSAIRRGDVEALNGLATSAPHSLMKENNNGWIPLHDAAFSGQTECLRTLLRVHPDSVDKRTLQEQTALLLAVSCEHLSCAQCLLEAGADPDISSKNKETPLYKACALENMDMVSLIISYGASVNQRCGQAWTALLEAVSRNNTDICEMLLRAGATVNPANTYSVTPLIVAAQWGHLKALCYLIEKGADVNMQTCDGLTALHEASKNGHRDIVAMLLVKNADANKPTNSGLLPLHTAAQYGHHEIVSLLVSVTSRARLRHSWISPLHLAAQHNRHTVAAVLLKTGADVNGTLAHSHSIQFADRRATALYFAVAHGSRETAEVLLNAGASLSLDPVSPLLVAVRRSCVSTVSLLLERGADTNARIPCYATMFPAVIALCMNNLPLLKCLLDNGCDALSCFTCTYGSIPHPAPTVSHLNTTGSNGYVFQNDSVLSVNCNEPPENTTQFCEWVSSSVMCSWAGPIIDLLLEHVGQVQMCSKLNELLDSREEWRAIKRKSLSPRPLLHLCRVKIRTQMGRQRLRSVPSLPLPDRMIRYLSLTD
- the LOC115413443 gene encoding ankyrin repeat and SOCS box protein 2-like isoform X1 — its product is MTKFRYNEYLSQFRNSGGKNETVMSRSQGHRRRGDSERDEPTELEEVDPVVSAIRRGDVEALNGLATSAPHSLMKENNNGWIPLHDAAFSGQTECLRTLLRVHPDSVDKRTLQEQTALLLAVSCEHLSCAQCLLEAGADPDISSKNKETPLYKACALENMDMVSLIISYGASVNQRCGQAWTALLEAVSRNNTDICEMLLRAGATVNPANTYSVTPLIVAAQWGHLKALCYLIEKGADVNMQTCDGLTALHEASKNGHRDIVAMLLVKNADANKPTNSGLLPLHTAAQYGHHEIVSLLVSVTSRARLRHSWISPLHLAAQHNRHTVAAVLLKTGADVNGTLAHSHSIQFADRRATALYFAVAHGSRETAEVLLNAGASLSLDPVSPLLVAVRRSCVSTVSLLLERGADTNARIPCYATMFPAVIALCMNNLPLLKCLLDNGCDALSCFTCTYGSIPHPAPTVSHLNTTGSNGYVFQNDSVLSVNCNEPPENTTQFCEWVSSSVMCSWAGPIIDLLLEHVGQVQMCSKLNELLDSREEWRAIKRKSLSPRPLLHLCRVKIRTQMGRQRLRSVPSLPLPDRMIRYLSLTD
- the ccdc197 gene encoding uncharacterized protein CCDC197, whose product is MTSSLPFLDSSDPRLKLTVENRMRNIFVTQSEDTRHRVEENVNHIPVVTEASGRVLEAGVNTLQKTLVLKKQAELDEVDRHLALKRQEFKSRVEALAQRRSELEIKQQQTKERVMKFEKFVAENDVKQQQALKKYEVALEQNNSKQRDIENLTQQLKQLRARQQVLKDRMNKYKIYEDYLVKTLDYLPRNNLDNESETIVMPIIRRHETLSITHQDLLQRLEHLEVEVEENQQQLQTMKQEHSIKKLMANKEMSELQSELESLKEKNKQTEVNLLMEQAQSREKVTEVGTILMAINNLAEQCYLPEYGPLENMNVLTMMAMVKEYILDKADTERRARRLMESGSAMTSKTALTDKEGGGR